In Numida meleagris isolate 19003 breed g44 Domestic line chromosome 3, NumMel1.0, whole genome shotgun sequence, the following are encoded in one genomic region:
- the KRTCAP3 gene encoding keratinocyte-associated protein 3 isoform X2 encodes MAGGRTGRWWPGPLAEPQRLMRAGLVLIVLGHCNLVLGAIVHGSVLRHVARAKHAVTPEYAVANVVSVVSGLLSVAVGIVAILVSRNLSRAALHWALLSVSLLNCLLSTACSVGLALAIALTIHSRGMRLVTGCSSPALPVDARAAIATNDCPFNTTRIYDTALALWFPSMLLAATEAVLSGRCSLAALVLQGIGPCARTYGKDQVARPGTVKERQLLVGLAETCA; translated from the exons ATGGCTGGCGGGCGCACGGGGCGATGGTGGCCGGGGCCCCTGGCCGAGCCGCAGCGCCTGATGCGCGCCGGGCTGGTTCTCATCGTGCTGGGCCACTGCAACTTGGTGCTGGGGGCCATCGTGCACGGCTCCGTCCTGCGGCACGTCGCTAGGGCCAAGCACGCCGTCACCCCCGAGTACGCCGTGGCCAACGTCGTGTCTGTGGTGTCCGGGCTGCTG AGCGTCGCTGTGGGAATTGTTGCCATCCTGGTGTCGCGCAACCTGTCCCGGGCGGCTCTG CACTGGGCCCTGCTGAGCGTGTCCCTGCTGAACTGCCTGCTGTCCACAGCGTGCAGCGTGGGGCTGGCGCTGGCCATCGCGCTCACCATCCACAGCCGCGGCATGCGCCTGGTGacgggctgcagcagccccgcGCTGCCTGTGGATGCCCGCGCAGCCATAGCCACCAACGACTGCCCCTTCAACACCACGCGCATCTAC GACACGGCCCTGGCGCTCTGGTTCCCCTCCATGCTGCTGGCGGCCACAGAAGCTGTGCTGTCTGGAAGGTGCTCTTTAGCTGCCCTGGTCCTGCAGGGCATCGGCCCCTGTGCGCGCACCTACGGCAAGGACCAG GTGGCCAGGCCGGGTACGGTGAAGGagaggcagctgctggtggggctggcTGAGACGTGCGCCTAA
- the KRTCAP3 gene encoding keratinocyte-associated protein 3 isoform X1: MAGGRTGRWWPGPLAEPQRLMRAGLVLIVLGHCNLVLGAIVHGSVLRHVARAKHAVTPEYAVANVVSVVSGLLSVAVGIVAILVSRNLSRAALHWALLSVSLLNCLLSTACSVGLALAIALTIHSRGMRLVTGCSSPALPVDARAAIATNDCPFNTTRIYVSMCGAGARPAPSPLLPLFSGFLLFLLAPSCPRPVCTGRSQLRAGGRCALRSPSTPRPCALQDTALALWFPSMLLAATEAVLSGRCSLAALVLQGIGPCARTYGKDQVARPGTVKERQLLVGLAETCA, encoded by the exons ATGGCTGGCGGGCGCACGGGGCGATGGTGGCCGGGGCCCCTGGCCGAGCCGCAGCGCCTGATGCGCGCCGGGCTGGTTCTCATCGTGCTGGGCCACTGCAACTTGGTGCTGGGGGCCATCGTGCACGGCTCCGTCCTGCGGCACGTCGCTAGGGCCAAGCACGCCGTCACCCCCGAGTACGCCGTGGCCAACGTCGTGTCTGTGGTGTCCGGGCTGCTG AGCGTCGCTGTGGGAATTGTTGCCATCCTGGTGTCGCGCAACCTGTCCCGGGCGGCTCTG CACTGGGCCCTGCTGAGCGTGTCCCTGCTGAACTGCCTGCTGTCCACAGCGTGCAGCGTGGGGCTGGCGCTGGCCATCGCGCTCACCATCCACAGCCGCGGCATGCGCCTGGTGacgggctgcagcagccccgcGCTGCCTGTGGATGCCCGCGCAGCCATAGCCACCAACGACTGCCCCTTCAACACCACGCGCATCTACGTGAGTATGTGCGGGGCCGGTGCTCGGCCCGCTCCCTcacctctgcttcctctgttttctggctttctcctctttctcctcgCTCCGTCTTGCCCCCGCCCGGTCTGCACGGGCCGCTCTCAGCTCCGTGCGGGTGGGCGCTGCGCTCTGCGCTCCCCGAGCACCCCCAGGCCTTGTGCTCTGCAGGACACGGCCCTGGCGCTCTGGTTCCCCTCCATGCTGCTGGCGGCCACAGAAGCTGTGCTGTCTGGAAGGTGCTCTTTAGCTGCCCTGGTCCTGCAGGGCATCGGCCCCTGTGCGCGCACCTACGGCAAGGACCAG GTGGCCAGGCCGGGTACGGTGAAGGagaggcagctgctggtggggctggcTGAGACGTGCGCCTAA